The Leclercia adecarboxylata region AGGCGCATGGACGCGCCGAGAGGGCATAGCCTGCATGGATGCAGGCTGGTGCCCGACCCGATAGCCGAAGGAACCGCGAAGCGGCGATTTTCTTTGCCGGGAGCCGGGGTGGTCAGGGGGGCGGCGGCAAGCCCCCCTGACACGTTCACGGGTGACGTGGCATACAGAGCAGCATTGAACGTAAGGTGAACGGAACCACCGCCGTTGCCGCATGTTCCCTGCACACACAAAAAAGCCGGGTGGCGCTTGCGCTTACCCGGCCTACGGGAACTGAATTTTTTGTAGGTCGGGTAAGGCGAAGCCGCCACCCGACAAAATAAGATCTCTGCGGCCTGATGCCCTCACCCCAACCCTCTCCCACAGGGAGAGAGAGAAAACCAGGGTTAGCTCAACAAGGTAAACGCAATCATCCCCACAATCGCCCCGGTCGTCCCGAGGATCGTCTCCATCATCGTCCAGGTCTTCAGCGTCTGCGCTTCCGTCGCTCCGGTAAATTTACCGAACAGCCAGAAACCCGCGTCATTAACGTGGGACACCACGATAGACCCGCCCGCGATACAGACAGAGAGCGCGGCCATCTGCGCGCCGGAGTAGTTCAGTTGTTCAATCACCGGCATCACCAGCCCGACGGCGGTTAAACACGCCACGGTCGCGGAGCCCTGAATGATACGCACCGCCGCCGCCAGCACGAAGCAGGTCACCGCAATCGGCAGCCCCATGCCGGTGAGCGCCCCGCCCAGTGCCGGGCCAACGCCGGAATCAACCAGCACCTGCTTGAACACCCCGCCCGCACCGATCACCAGCAGGATAATGCCCGCCGGCTGCAGCGCGTGACCGCAGATTTCCATCACGCGGTCTTTCGCCATGCCCTGGCGCATCGCCAGACCGTAAATCGCCACCAGACAGGCGACCAGGATCGCGGTGAACGGATGGCCGATAAACTCAAACCATTCATAGGCGGTAGAGCCTTCAGGTACAAAACGGGCGGCAATGGTTTTCAGCCCCACCAGCACCAGCGGCAGCAGGATCAGCGCGAGGCTAAAGCCGAAGGAGGGCATTTTGTTCTCGCCCAGATGCGGCTCGGTGACGTCATCAGGAATGTGCAACTCAACGTAACGGCTGATGAAGTTGCCCCACAGCGGACCGGCAATCAGCATGCCCGGGATCGCCGCGCACAGGCCAATCAGGATCATCCAGCCAAAGTCGGCGTGCATCTGGGATGCCAGCAGCATCGGCGCAGGCCCCGGCAGCAGAAACGCCGCCGCTGCGGCTACGCCTGCAAACAGCGGAATAACCAGCTTCACAAGGTTGGTGCCGGTATGGCGGGCCATGGAAAACGCCACGCTAATCAGCAGCACCACCGCCACCTCAAAGAACAGCGGCAGGGCGCAGATCAGACCGGCCAGACCAATGGCGTAGTGCGCCCGGCTGTGACCGAAGGATTTCAGCATTTTGACGGCGATCTGATCGACCGCCCCGGTTTCGTGCAGGATTTTGCCGAACATCGCACCAAGCGCGACCACAATCGCCAGGAAGCCTAACGTGCCTCCCATCCCTTTTTCCATGGTCGCCGCGATTTTATCGAGCGGCATTCCGGAAAAAAGACCTGCACCAACAGAAACCACCATCAAAGCAACAAAGGCGTGCATACGGGCCTTCATCACTAAAAACAGCAGCAACAGCACGGAGCCGACTGCTGTTAAAACAAGCGTTAACGTACTCAAAACTTACTGCCTTTTGTTAATGACCTCAATGGTGCTTGCTACAACACCGTCCAGCGGTTGATCGATATCCACCACCAGTACATCGCTTTCATCAGCGCCCGGTTCCTGCAGGGTTTCGAACTGCGTCACCAGCATCTGGGTTTTGAAGAAGTGCCCTTTGCGCGCTTTCAGGCGGGTTTCGATCACGTCGAAGTCGCCCTTCAGGTAGATAAAGGAGAGGTTGGCGTTACCTTCGCGCAGCTGGTCGCGGTAGGTCTTTTTCAGCGCCGAGCAGACGATCAGCGACACTTTATTGGTGCGCTGCATGGCAAATGCGGCGTCGTTCAGCGCCTGCAGCCAGGGTTTACGATCGTCGTCGTTCAGCGGCTCACCGGAGGCCATTTTGGTGATGTTGCTGCGCGGGTGGAGAAAGTCTCCATCAAGGAACGCAGCATGAATTTGATGCGCCACTTCGCTGGCAACGGCAGACTTACCGCTACCGGAAACGCCCATCAGGACATAAACGTGGTGATCAGGATTAGTGGTGCTCAAGGTATGTCCCTCAGTCAATTGTTACGGGTAACAGTTATCGGTAACATTGTCCTGCCGGGGCTGACGAGAAGCAATATCCAAACGTGCGCGAAGTGAATAAGTGTGAGCTAGTTCAAACTTGTCAGACTAAATAGATCCACCTGGTGACAGCGTGAAACCTAAATCTAACATTTTAGGCGTCACGGTCTCACCGCGAATGCGCGCCAGCAGGCGTTCTGCACCGATACGGCCCATGCGCTCACGCGGCGTCAGGACGCTCGCCAGACGCGGCTCCATCACCTGGCCGATATCATGACCGTGGAAACCGGCAATCGCCATATCCTGCGGGATGGAAAGCCCCAGACGCTGGCATTCGAAAGCGGCGCCCACCGCGAGGTCATCGTTGGTACAGAAGATGCCATCAAGCTGCGGATATTCACGACGCGCCTGACGCATCAGCTCAATGCCGGAGGTGTAGGAAGAGGACTGCTCTACCATCACACTGTACGGCGTTAAGTTCGCGTCGAGCATCGCCTGCTCGTACCCCTTCTGTTTGATGATAGTACGTTCATCCAGACGTGCGCCAAGATAGGCCACATGACGATGGCCGCGGGCGATGATCGCCGCCGTCATCTGGCGTGCGGCTTCAAAGTTGTCGAATCCGACCGCGATATCGAGACAAGGCGACTGGCTGTCCATCAGTTCGACCACCGGAATACCTGCCACTTCGATCATCTTCAGCGTGCGAGGGGTATGGGTGCGTTCGGTGAGGATCAGGCCGTCAATGTTCCAGGAGAGCATCGACTCCAGACGCTCCTCTTCCAGCTCCGGCTTATAACCGTAGTGGGCGAGCATGGTCTGATAGCCAAAGGCGTCGGTCACGCTTTCAATGCCGCGAAGCACTTCGGCGAAAACCTGGTTGGTCAGGGAAGGAAGCAGGACACCCACCGCGCGGCTGGTGGCGTTGGAGAGAATATCCGGGGCGCGGTTAGGAATATAACCCAGTTCATCGAGAGCAGCGGCAATCTTGCCACGTAACGCCACGGAGACCTGCTCCGGGTTACGTAAGAAACGGCTGACCGTCATTTTAGTCACACCGACGCGATCGGCTACATCCTGAAGTACGGGTCTTTTCTTTTTCATCGTCCTGAGAGAAATCGGTAGCAATAGATTTCCTCAGTTTATCACGGACAAAGACCAACCTTCCCCTGCGAAAGGAGAAGGCTGGAAATTATTTGTGATTTAGACCGGCGGCAGGTCGAACAGCAGGATTTCAGCCGCGCTGTCGGCATGCACAGAGATCGCCTGCTCATCCCAGACAGCCAGACCGTCGCTGGTGGTGGCTTTGGTGCCGTTGATGGTCACATCGCCTTTCACCACCTGGATCCACACTTTGCGGTTGGCGGCAATCTGGTGCACAGACTGCTCGTCTTTCGCCAGCGCCCAGCGGTAAAGCTCCATATCCTGATGCACTTTCAGCGAGCCGTCACGGGCATCCGGAGACAGAACCAGCTGTTTGCCCTGCTCGGCGTCAAAGCGGCGCTGCTCGTAGCGCGGGGTGATGCCTTTCGCTTCCGGAATGATCCAGATCTGGTACAGACGCAGACGGTCGGTTTTGCTTGGGTTGTATTCGGAGTGACGTACCCCGGTACCCGCGCTCATAATCTGGAACTCACCCGCCGGAACCTGCTCTTTGTTACCCATGCTGTCCTGGTGCTCAACCGCGCCGTCCAGAACGTAGGTCAGGATTTCCATGTCTTTGTGCGGGTGGGTACCAAAGCCCTGGCCCGCATCAATGACGTCATCGTTAATCACTCGCAGCGCCGAGAAGCCCATAAAATTCGGGTCGTAATAATCGGCGAACGAGAAGCTGTGCCATGAGTCCAGCCAGCCATGGTTTGCGTGACCGCGGTCGTTTGCTTTGCGTAAGAAGATCATCGTTTTTACCCTCAGTTCGTTTCGATGGAGTAAGTGTGGACGCAATCGACCTGGGATCATAGAGGGTGAAAATTGACTCCTCTGTTCAAAATATCTGAACAAGAACAGAGGAGTCGTTCAGGCTTATCTGGCAAGGGTTATCGTGGCAGGTGATGCCTGTTCGAAGGCGCGCTCGAGGATTTCCAGGTTGGTCATCACTTCAATTTCCTTGACGTAATTTGGGGTGCCGCGGGTGAGCGTCTCAAACAGCGCGTCGTAGACCTGGCCATAGTCGCCGGTGCCCGGTTTGATCTCCTCTTTTACCGTCACGCCCGCGTCGTTAACGTACTCCAGCACGCCCACGGAATCATCTGCCGCAAACCCGGGCTCGCCCGGCATGATGTTGGCTTTCAGGCTGGTCTCCTGCTGGTCGATACCGTATTTGATAAACGAGCCTTTAGTGCCATGGACGATAAATTTCGGGTAGTCCGTCTTCACCAGATGGCTGGTTTTGACGATCGCCTTCAGGTCGCCGTAGAACAGCTGCGCTTCAAAGGTATCGTCCGGGTTAGCTTTGTTACGCAGGCTGCGGATGTCAT contains the following coding sequences:
- the gntU gene encoding gluconate transporter; the encoded protein is MSTLTLVLTAVGSVLLLLFLVMKARMHAFVALMVVSVGAGLFSGMPLDKIAATMEKGMGGTLGFLAIVVALGAMFGKILHETGAVDQIAVKMLKSFGHSRAHYAIGLAGLICALPLFFEVAVVLLISVAFSMARHTGTNLVKLVIPLFAGVAAAAAFLLPGPAPMLLASQMHADFGWMILIGLCAAIPGMLIAGPLWGNFISRYVELHIPDDVTEPHLGENKMPSFGFSLALILLPLVLVGLKTIAARFVPEGSTAYEWFEFIGHPFTAILVACLVAIYGLAMRQGMAKDRVMEICGHALQPAGIILLVIGAGGVFKQVLVDSGVGPALGGALTGMGLPIAVTCFVLAAAVRIIQGSATVACLTAVGLVMPVIEQLNYSGAQMAALSVCIAGGSIVVSHVNDAGFWLFGKFTGATEAQTLKTWTMMETILGTTGAIVGMIAFTLLS
- the gntK gene encoding gluconokinase, whose product is MSTTNPDHHVYVLMGVSGSGKSAVASEVAHQIHAAFLDGDFLHPRSNITKMASGEPLNDDDRKPWLQALNDAAFAMQRTNKVSLIVCSALKKTYRDQLREGNANLSFIYLKGDFDVIETRLKARKGHFFKTQMLVTQFETLQEPGADESDVLVVDIDQPLDGVVASTIEVINKRQ
- the gntR gene encoding gluconate operon transcriptional repressor GntR, which encodes MKKKRPVLQDVADRVGVTKMTVSRFLRNPEQVSVALRGKIAAALDELGYIPNRAPDILSNATSRAVGVLLPSLTNQVFAEVLRGIESVTDAFGYQTMLAHYGYKPELEEERLESMLSWNIDGLILTERTHTPRTLKMIEVAGIPVVELMDSQSPCLDIAVGFDNFEAARQMTAAIIARGHRHVAYLGARLDERTIIKQKGYEQAMLDANLTPYSVMVEQSSSYTSGIELMRQARREYPQLDGIFCTNDDLAVGAAFECQRLGLSIPQDMAIAGFHGHDIGQVMEPRLASVLTPRERMGRIGAERLLARIRGETVTPKMLDLGFTLSPGGSI
- a CDS encoding pirin family protein, encoding MIFLRKANDRGHANHGWLDSWHSFSFADYYDPNFMGFSALRVINDDVIDAGQGFGTHPHKDMEILTYVLDGAVEHQDSMGNKEQVPAGEFQIMSAGTGVRHSEYNPSKTDRLRLYQIWIIPEAKGITPRYEQRRFDAEQGKQLVLSPDARDGSLKVHQDMELYRWALAKDEQSVHQIAANRKVWIQVVKGDVTINGTKATTSDGLAVWDEQAISVHADSAAEILLFDLPPV